In Colletotrichum higginsianum IMI 349063 chromosome 1, whole genome shotgun sequence, the DNA window GCTCACGGGTGCCCGGGGTATTTGATCGAAAAGGAAATCCGGCTTACGGTCTATTGCAGAAACGTAGGGAACAAAATCGCGGTGTTCACGCTGCAGTCCCTCGGCTACGACGTGGCGGCCCTCAACACCGTCCAATTCAGTGAGACACACACCCTTTCCACTCCTGTCCTCCAGAAACCTGCATCACGAGCCCTTTTACGGCTGACACCTCCCAAGGCAACCACACAGGTTACAGGCAATGGAAGGGCACCAGGGTATCCGCACAGGAGATTCGGGACCTCTTCGACGGCCTCAAGCAGTCGTACCTTGACGACTTTGATATGATGCTCTCGGGATACATCCCGGGCGCCGAGGCTGTTATCGCCGTGGGCGACATCGCAAAGGAGCTTAAGCAGAAGCAGACGGCCGCGGGCACGCCCGGGAACTTCTTTTGGGTCTTGGACCCCGTTATGGGCGACAACGGGAGGCTGTatgtcgccgaggaggtcgtgCCCGCGTATCAGTCGCTTGTCGAGTACGCCGACTTGATTCTCCCGAACCAGTTCGAGGCCGAGTACGCAACCAaaccccttctcccctcaCTCCACGTTCCGACTCCTCTCCTGGTTTCCAGTCAGATGGAAGCCCACCCTGCTGCGAACAGGCACACACCCAACTGACACCCCCCGACAGACTGCTTTCAGGTGTAAAGATCACAGACATGCAGACCCTCCAGACCGCCATCCGTGCCCTGCACACCAAGTACCGCATCCCTCACGTCGTAATCACCTCTGTATCCCTCGCTTCGCCCGACCACCCGCCCTCGCACctctccgtcgtcggctcgAGCATGTCGCCCACCACCAGCGAACCGCGCCTCTTCAAGATCGTCTTCCCGGCCATCGACGCCTACTTCTCCGGCACAGGCGACATGTTCGCCGCGCTGATGACGGTGCGCATGCGCGAGGCCGTCATTGCCGCCTCTGGGGGAGcgggcgccggtgccgccggtgaaggagaggaaggggaggccCTGCTGAAGGACCGAAAGTCGTGGCtcagcggcgacgaggtcgacgcgcTGGAGCTGCCCctggccaaggcggcggaGATGGTCCTGGCTAGCATGCACGAGGTGCTGGCGCAGACGGCGCGCGGGATGCAGGAGGTCGTGCGGGCCGCCGGGGTGGATGAAacgacggaggaggggaggaagaggctgCACTTGCTCAAGAGCAAGAGCGCGGAGCTGAAGCTCGTGAGGAACCTGGCGAGCTTGAGGGAGCCGGTTGTGGAGTTCCGAGCGAAGAAGTTGTAAGCCAGAGTTGAGGGCGGGCTGTATGCTTTTGGCTATGAGAGGTTCATAAATGCCTAAGCACccgcgcgcgcacacacacacacacacacacacatagGAGGAGGTTGGCTGTTTATCACTTGCATGGGGCGGCGTAGATCGGTCGGGATAGAAAAACGCATATCATGGTCATCATTCGTCTATCTTTGGTCCCTTGTTCTATAAACACGCcatttttttcttttctacTTTGTTTTTCGCCCATGGTGATGCCACCTAGCCATCACTGGCTATCTGTCTACAGCCATATGGTAGATAGGTCGGTATCCTGCTTCTGTGCCGAGAGCTCTACTACGCAAGAGCAACGCCCGtgctgccgaagccgccagcgccgcgcACGCTCTCTTCGAGCTCCGCAACCTCGACGATCTCGGGGGTGAATAtgcgctcgacgacgagctgggcgacgcggtcgccctcggcaacTTCGAAatcggcgtcggcatggttgaagaggaggaccttgacctcgccgcggtagtcggcgtcgatgacaCCGGCGCCCGTGTCGATAAAGTTCTTGGCAGCGAGACCGGAGCGGGGGGCGATGCGGCCGTCTGTGTACGAGGATCACGGTCAGCTAGCACCCAGACAGGAGGAAGGAGCAACGGGGCAGAAGGGGGGCCTCAATCGCAACGAGGACGACACGGACGTACAAGTGCCGGCAGGGACGGAGATGGCGATATCGGTGCTGACGAGGGCCTTGCCGCGCGCGGGGATGGTAgtggccttggcggcgtagAGATCGTAGCCTGCGGCGTAGAGACTGCCGCGAGTAGGCAGGCGAGCCTTGTCCGAAAGCTTTTTGACCTGGAGAGGCGGGCAGGGCTCCatggcggcggggacgggAGCGTCGTCAGAGGTGGTCTTGATTCGCTTTGCGGGAGGGTcggactgctgctgctgctgctgctgttgtgtGGCGACAGGCTCAGAAGGGCTCATGTTTTGTTTTGTCTTGTTTTTTGTTTGGGTTGGGATATCTAACAAGATAAGACGTCTAACGCATTGTTCAGTGggatgggagggaggggacgAAGATCGTCGTAGGTGGCTCTATGTAATAGCTAGCAGCTCGGCCACTAGAGAGCTGTGACATGTGGGCACTTTGGCGGTGTCGCGACGACGCGCTAGGGCGCAGATGATGAATTGACCAATGGGAAACGGCTTTTCGTCAAGGTCGCTGAATTATCCTGATTACCTACATAGTACGGATAGGTAGCTACATGAGGCAGGCAGGTGTGGGCaccttacctaggtaagatcgagtcgtcgtcgtcaggcTAGAGGTACCTAACTCACCTACCtggtactctgtactctaACTGCTGGTTAAGTTCGTGAGAAAAAATGGTGGTttttcgccgatgactcagGCCGTTAGTTGGagcccataaaggtcaagcaTACTCTGTACTCCAAAGTCGCAGGTAAGGTGAGTTGCGTCCCGGTCTATGATTGCTACTAAAGTTCCTTCCATCTTGCGATGATCTATCGGGAGGAGAACCAGATAGCCTCGAGACCCATCGCCTGAACTTCAAGTGCCACGAGTCACAATTCTCGAGCACGCAAAGTTCACACACAGTTCCTCGCATGATTCCAGGGTCAAAGTATGTTCAAAGACGCATACGCCAAGTTCCAATCTTGACACCATCATTTTTTCTGTTCTGTCCCTAAATGGAGGAAAGTGCAGAGTCAATCGCAGACACTGTGCATCACAAGTATCGAAAACGAGCTCGCACTGTGGCTACTGAAGCCTCTAAAGGGCCTTGCTGAGCCTATAGGATAACAGGACAGCCATGTGTCCTGACTCAAGTTGCCCAACCCTTAACATCAGGAGCTTTTCTGTGACATTGCAAGGCCCAGGGAGGATATGCCACTGCAAAAAATTCAGTTTGATTGCCTGGCTGTCCAACTCCACAAGGGGGGATCTGCGCATTTCCGTTGCACTCGCACGGGTGTCCGGCAAACCAGGCACTCCTAGTCGTCCAGCTCCCTCCCAAAATCAATCAGCTTGAGCTTCGTAGCGTCTCTGGGATGGAACTGTGCCACCTTGGACCTGACGAGGAACCGCGCCGCTGCTGTCTCCTTGGGCAGCTTGACGTACGCCGCCGTGTTGTCGCCCCCTGCCTCCACGAGTTGATTCAGCAGTTGTTCTGTGAGCTCCCGCATTtcgcggccggcggctgctgcctcgtccgcctcgcctcgcctctcATTTGCGCCCTCTCGCGGCAGACCCCATACTTCCTCGAGCCGCCGTTGTCGCTTGTCTTCGTCCGGCTTGAGCTTGACCTTAGCCGGGCGGCCCTGAGCATTGAAGCCCGCAATCAGTTGGTCAGAGTCGACCTCCATCATATCACCCACTACCGGGCCACCAAGGTCTTCCGCAGCCAGCTGAGCCGCCAGATGATCGTCAATAAACTTCCTCAGAGCCTTGAGTAGTCTGGATGTCTCTCTGTCGTAGCGCTTCTTCAAATGCCTGAGTTCGTCCAGTCTCTCTTTGGCTGCCTGTTCGGGCATCAACTCCATCCGAGATTCGGTCTCGTTCTTGAGAGACTGAATGCGCCTCTCCAGACTCTGCTGCAGAAGCCTCTGGTCGGCCAGATTTGCCTGCTCATTTTCGAGTCGGCGTTTCGTCTGGTCCAGAGAGGCCTCTTGGCTGGTCAGATACGCTCGGGATTCCGTAATGGTCTGATGAGTCTTCCGCAAGGCCACAAGCGCGGGCAATACAGAGTCCGAGAAAGGCACGAAAGGGGGTGTGCCAGCAACTTGCTTGAGAGCGCCCTCCATGACTTCAAAGGGCGCCCTTCCTGCTCTGGATAGATGCTCGTTCCTCTGCCCACCATTTCGTTGCAGCTGTCTCAATGTCAGCTCAGGGTTGCTGAGAAACATGAAGCGAAGTACAAACCGTTGCAAGCTCCTCCTTGTATTGCTGAATCCTTTCTTGCAGTTCCTGCAAGCTCTGTTCCAAGCTCAAGGCATACCTGTCACCGGCGGGTCGAGGTGATTCGTTCATGTCGTGTGTCAAGTCCCGATCTCTCAGAGTCAGGCGTTGCTAGCTGGCTAACGGCCTTGATTCAGTCTAACCGATCCGATATCTGGTGACAGGTTGCAATTCTAGCCAGGAGGCACGCGACCTTCAGAGGGTCCCCCGGAAGAAACGAAACAGTTCAAGCAACGACAGCAGAAAGGTCTATAGAGCGGCCCCAAAGCAAAAACGCACACGGCCCGTCGGAGCAACGAAGACGTCCAATGGTGTCGCACGTCTGATCTCACCCCTGTCAGAGAAAATAAGGCGTGTTCGGGCGCTAGATCGTCTCTGCCTGTTTCAAAGAAGGTGTCACTGTGTGTCGGACGCTGTCGACATTCCCAGGGGACAGACAGCGCGCGGCCTGCACAGATGATACGCTATCTTGGCTCTCTTGGTAGTTCGGTAAGCTGACAGATGACACCAATCGGGAGAGTAGAGCGCGATGGAAAAAGGCGGCTGTTGAATGCTGGTTTGGTGAGCGTCCAAGGTGTACGGCGTCGACGTAGATTCTACGACAAGACGCGATGTTCCGTAGGGATGGTTGTGCGCACTAGAAGCCGTTGGTGCTGAGCATCCACTTGCATTGGAAACAATCCAGTGCACCACCGGACGGATATTGGAGGCAGGTTGCAGGTCGCCTTTGGTCGCTCTCTTTCGTTTTTCTGCCAAGAGGGAAACAGGGCAGGTTGGTGGAAGGTAGACACTGTGCGGCTCGCTGCATTTGTCTAATGAAACAATCCAAAAGGCCCCCCATTCCCATTTGCCTAATTGACTGGGGAAACCCATCGCTTACTGTGTGGCTCACCCACTCCTCCGCGTTCCTAAAGAAGGGATATTACCGTGCGGATGCGTCCAACACTGTACGGGCCAACGGCACGGTGCACCCTGCCCTGTTGGCTGCGCCTGAAGTGGCTCGTCGGGGCTGGCGCTGGGCACTGGCGCTGGCACTTGCGCTTTTGGCCCTGAGCAAAGCGTGAGAGGCCGATCTTTTCTGACAAGATCTTGCCCTCACCCATCCGTTTCTCAAACCTCTTCGAGACATCCGGAACCCCCTTCCAACCCATCTGTTTGCACGGCTTTCCCTCCCCATCTCTTTTAATCCTCGACatttctccctcccccatcccACACTCCCGTCCTTCGAAACTTCCTTTTCGGTGGGTTGTATTATCTCACGGCGCAGCGCATCAACTCCTTTCTCGCTCAGCTCACGTGTCGCCTCCAAGCTCTTGCTTTCCAGGTCATTTGACCCGACCGTCGGCGCGTCGCCAGTCCCCGTTTCGCTCTATAGCTTGACGAGCTTAAGAAGGCTACGAGAGACATCGCAGAAGGGAAACATCAAAGCTCTGCTTGCAGACTTGACAACCCGTCGCAACACTTTTGCGCAGCTCCCTGCCCTGCCTTCGCAGCTTGGACTGTTTGTTTGACGGAGAAAGGTTTGAGCTTCTGCATCCGAATCGCCTCCCAGATACAACCTTTGTCTACCATCAGCTCCTTCCCTCCCGCCTTCTCTACCTCTTTTACTCCCCTAAATCATCCATCTACTGCCTGTCCGCCCGCCCGCTACCTCTCCGCATCGTCTCGCCTTCCCTCCGCTTGACCTGAGTTTCTCAAAGATTCTCACGATTTCGGAAGTCATCTACCTCGGCCCTGATAGGATAGGAGTCATCCTGAACCCACATCCCGATCTCTTGTCAACGTCACGACCCTCTCTCTACCCTACGACCTTCATCCTGCACGATCAAAGCCACTTCACCGAAGAGATCTACTCTGAACCCGATCCCGACTACGCCACTACACCAGCCCGTTTTCCTTTGAAAACCGTTGTGGTGTAGATAGTCGAATACAAGCTCTTCTTGAACCTAGACGGAATCGCGAAAACTTGTGTGAGACATTAACAGCTAGCCCATCATGTCCGCTTCGCCCACCCAGCCCGCAAACTCGGCCAAGCGCCCTCTCGAGGAGACCTCCCCGTCGCGGAGCAACGACCAACCGGACGCGAAGCGCCCGGCCCTGGACAAGATCCTGAAGAATGACGAGGAGGTTGAAATGGCACAGCCTCCCGAGACCAGCGCCATCCCTACCACGGACACGAACGGCGCAGAGAAGACAAACGGCTCTGATGCCAAGTCCGAGCAGACCGATGCTGAGGGCACCGAGACGAAGCCCATCCAGAGCTCCGTCGCTGGTTCTGTCCCTGCAACCTCGACCCCCTCAGCGAGCCATGACGAGAGAGATTGGATCCACATCCGCGCCGTCATCTCCAGCCCGGAAGCCGCCACGGTCATCGGAAAGGGCGGAGAGAACGTTTCCAACATCCGCAAGATGTCCGGTGCCAAGTGCACCGTGAGTGACTACCAGAAGGGAGCTGTCGAGCGTATCTTGACTGTCAGCGGCGTTGTCGACGCTGCCGCGAAGGTTGGCACCCTCGCTCTCCTCTCACCATCCTACGATCCAGCTAACAAAGTGACCAGGCCTTCGGTCTCATCATTCGAACCCTGAACAACGAGCCCCTGGCTGAGCCGTCGAGCGCGCAGTCGAAGACCTACCCTCTGCGTCTGCTGATTCCTCATATCTTGATCGGGTCCATCATTGGCAAGGGCGGCGCTCGCATTCGCGAGATTCAGGAGGCTTCTGGCGCTCGGCTTAACGCTTCCGACTCTTGCTTGCCTCTGTCCACCGAGCGCTCGCTGGTGGTCATGGGAGTCGCTGATGCCGTCCACATCGCGACTTACTATGTCGGTAGCACTCTCCTCGAGCAGCTGAACGACCGCTTCGGTGGTCCGGCTGCCTCAGCGTACGCCACGAGAAGTGGCGGCCCTGCCGGCGTTGTCCCCGGTGGCATGCAGGTCGTCCCGTATAGCCCGCAGCCTACCACTGGCAACTATGGCAACCGCGAGAACTACAACCGCAGGCATGACGCCCGCGCTCAGCACCACGGCCTCCCCGCCGCTCCGTATGGCGCACAGCCGTACCCCCCTCATGCCGCTCAGCCGAATCCGGCAATGCCCATCCACTACGGTGCGGCGCAAGCTGGTGGCTACGGTGCTGCCGCTCCCATGCAGCCCCATGCTGGTGCCGCCGTTCCCCAACCCCACGGCGCTCACCCGGCTCAGCCCATTCATGGAGGTGCTGTCGCCGGTGCTCCCTTGACCCAGCAGATCTACATCCCCAACGATATGGTCGGAGCCATCATCGGAAAGGGTGGTCAGAAGATCAACGAGATACGCCAGATCAGTGGCAGTGTGATTAAGATAAACGAGCCTCAAGACAACAGCAACGAACGGCTGGTCACCATCACCGGAACCGAGGAGTGCAATCGGATGGCGCTATACATGCTTTACTCTCGTCTCGGTACGCTAACCTAACATATACCATACACTTTGCAAGACTATGAACCGCAAGTGCTAACATTGACAACAGAATCGGAAAAGCACCGGATCTAACGTTGACGACGTTTATGACTTTACTGACTATCAAATCTTAGTTCGGCAAACCAAAATTTCGGGCGGAATGGTACAGTTTCTTTCCTTTCTCGAAACATCATCGCCACGTTTGGGGGATATCGGATCGGTTTCCGGCAGCAGCTTCGCCGTGAAACCCCAGCTACATCTGGAAAGGGGGACAGGTCTCGATCAACTTCGTCTGATCAACGGTGCTTTTAGAGGAGGTACTACTTTTAATAGTGCACTACTCTCTTTTACTTTATACATTCTCTAGCACATCTTGACTCCCTGCCCATATCCTTACCATCACCGTTGCGCGCCCCGTCAACCGTTGCCCTGCCTatctgcctgcctgccgcccTATCATCCACATCGCCTCACTCACACAACCCTGATGCCCTGATGGATATGGCAGCCTGGAGCCCCGGAACTTGGTGATCCGATCCCAACATCGCCCAGAATACGTACATCACAAATCTTCATACACTCGGCCTCACTTTCCCTGATATCAATCACAACACGTGCTCATCTCATCTCGTGGTGGCGCGGACAAGCTTTATCACTTTCCTTTCCGCCTCTTGGCAGAGAAGATGAGGCTCAGTAGCTGAGGTTGCCGGCCAAGAGCTCGCGGTGGGAGAACGAATTGCTAATGCGTTTGTGGGGGCAGGCATCATGTTTCGGGTTGAAGCCGGCCATCGACCGCTAACCAAACCGGCCAAATTTGCCAAAAGGATTCTAGCATATGCGCTTCTTACTTAGTAGCTCGTAAGTCGATGACCTTACCAACCGCACACTAATTGTGTACCAGCAACTTCATATGGGATCGCAAGCAACAATCTACGAAGGGTAGGGAACTCGTCACTGGTCATGTCTTTCACAAGTTTCATTTGTAGCCCATCGTATAGTACAGTCTTGAGTCGTGATCAAACCATGTTCGTTTTGTTCTCCCATCAAATTATAGACTTCTTCCTAGTCGTCTTTCGTCATCATTCAAAGCCGCTTCAGGTTTACGTGATACTACCAGTGGTCAGTGCCTGTCAGACTTTCACACAACTGCATCCTTGGATGACGACAGTGACCTACCATGGAAATGCCCTTGCGGCCTGTTCTTAGCAGATCAATGTTGTTGGATATCGCTGTGAGATGTGTGTTAGCCATCGCATTCCTTTTCGCAGGGAGCCCTACCTCATCATCTCTCGGCACTCTGGGGGTTGTACTTACGTCCAGGCCTGGCCTTGGCGTCAAGATGCGCCTGCTTGCTATCCCaa includes these proteins:
- a CDS encoding KH domain-containing protein, with the protein product MSASPTQPANSAKRPLEETSPSRSNDQPDAKRPALDKILKNDEEVEMAQPPETSAIPTTDTNGAEKTNGSDAKSEQTDAEGTETKPIQSSVAGSVPATSTPSASHDERDWIHIRAVISSPEAATVIGKGGENVSNIRKMSGAKCTVSDYQKGAVERILTVSGVVDAAAKAFGLIIRTLNNEPLAEPSSAQSKTYPLRLLIPHILIGSIIGKGGARIREIQEASGARLNASDSCLPLSTERSLVVMGVADAVHIATYYVGSTLLEQLNDRFGGPAASAYATRSGGPAGVVPGGMQVVPYSPQPTTGNYGNRENYNRRHDARAQHHGLPAAPYGAQPYPPHAAQPNPAMPIHYGAAQAGGYGAAAPMQPHAGAAVPQPHGAHPAQPIHGGAVAGAPLTQQIYIPNDMVGAIIGKGGQKINEIRQISGSVIKINEPQDNSNERLVTITGTEECNRMALYMLYSRLESEKHRI
- a CDS encoding Deoxyuridine 5'-triphosphate nucleotidohydrolase; this encodes MSPSEPVATQQQQQQQQSDPPAKRIKTTSDDAPVPAAMEPCPPLQVKKLSDKARLPTRGSLYAAGYDLYAAKATTIPARGKALVSTDIAISVPAGTYGRIAPRSGLAAKNFIDTGAGVIDADYRGEVKVLLFNHADADFEVAEGDRVAQLVVERIFTPEIVEVAELEESVRGAGGFGSTGVALA
- a CDS encoding Pyridoxal kinase, with protein sequence MASELPIPDTRVLAVASHVVSGNVGNKIAVFTLQSLGYDVAALNTVQFSNHTGYRQWKGTRVSAQEIRDLFDGLKQSYLDDFDMMLSGYIPGAEAVIAVGDIAKELKQKQTAAGTPGNFFWVLDPVMGDNGRLYVAEEVVPAYQSLVEYADLILPNQFEAELLSGVKITDMQTLQTAIRALHTKYRIPHVVITSVSLASPDHPPSHLSVVGSSMSPTTSEPRLFKIVFPAIDAYFSGTGDMFAALMTVRMREAVIAASGGAGAGAAGEGEEGEALLKDRKSWLSGDEVDALELPLAKAAEMVLASMHEVLAQTARGMQEVVRAAGVDETTEEGRKRLHLLKSKSAELKLVRNLASLREPVVEFRAKKL